In a single window of the Coprothermobacter proteolyticus DSM 5265 genome:
- a CDS encoding site-specific DNA-methyltransferase translates to MKNEKVRSNGANNEVLGKLQNLLKQLFEIDASSDLDFGIYRILNFRRREINKFIEERLPQRVNEAFAHFAAHTEEEINRRMAELRRKIRENFGEQAVDANGTLKQEFRNTPLGQEYEQLSKQQADAVAVEDMKTRVYNDLYTFFSRYYEDGDFVPRYRYSIRGHKYAIPYNGEEIKLYWVNSGQYYTKTGTLFRDYTFVAGNTRIVFRLSEATEELGSNKATNDRFFVLDSEEPIVFETGPKGEDGKSRTVVVRFNYRELYEGDAWFQHIQGLSAKPSNASSNNESSGKVEEVESWEEENYDEDEGTQLGSGTARTTVRIKQDNLTPLLEEAIIDAVAKEDKMLADWLAEPVQRNAGPDRRQEGDQQQNRSLLGYHLRRFTSKNNRDYFIHKNLRAFLNDQLDYFIKAEVLDTSTLLEPNEVNKHLSRAGAVKELGTAIIDFLAQVEDFQKRLWEKKKFVIKTDYVITLNRLAQWTNPEFMKYVEEAVLGNQEQLSEWNTMLALNPETTRWTRKSLLRGGSANDSELWSAGVGSDALRPEMYKPLPLDTAYFDSEFKWRVLAEISKSVGLDDALDGLLVKSENFQALNTLLGKYKAKVQTIYIDPPFNKEQDADFLYNVKYKDSTWASMLENRLRLGREMLSERGSIFVRCDYNGNWIVRPLMNEIFGAENFRNEIVISRISKQDPKVKRFNTATDSLFFYSKTIGSPFNLLFKKLAKNKEERWHAMDSQGKGQPLYIFGYLLSPPNNRHWTYGQEKIKQMEREKTIRLKCKKCGYIHTSGIWKGCPECKNREDVKVEYLLAPTEVKQIDSNWTDVPGYSFVTDFATENSEILLKRVIESTSNRGDLVMDFFLGSGTTTAVAHKLGRKWIGVEMGEHFWTVVLPRMKKVLAYDKSGISKEQDVKETYNEKTAGGFFKYQILEQYEDVLDNLELSPNDNYLSLFQDEYLLKYFLTEESKNSPYLLQIEQLSKPFSYKLKVNLKEVGDPQELVIDLPETFNYLLGLNVKCMVMKTMGGDGEAVSEIGDAVATPLIGNKYLFVLGLEQESQQKVAVIWRDWHSKSWKKTDYDADKTFIVESLKEITGENLTLKTVYVNGQSTLTHSDVSGAVVMAIEPEFKRLMESTGVSLP, encoded by the coding sequence ATGAAGAATGAAAAAGTGCGTAGTAATGGCGCAAACAATGAAGTGCTGGGAAAGCTGCAGAATTTGTTGAAACAGCTTTTTGAAATTGATGCATCATCGGATTTGGATTTCGGGATTTACCGCATTTTGAATTTCCGCAGACGTGAAATCAACAAGTTCATTGAAGAGCGACTGCCACAGCGTGTGAATGAGGCCTTTGCGCACTTTGCTGCTCATACTGAGGAGGAAATAAACAGGCGTATGGCCGAATTGCGGAGGAAAATCCGGGAAAACTTTGGTGAACAGGCTGTCGACGCCAATGGCACCTTGAAGCAGGAATTCAGGAACACGCCACTGGGCCAGGAATACGAACAACTTAGCAAGCAGCAAGCTGATGCAGTGGCCGTGGAAGATATGAAAACAAGGGTTTACAATGATCTTTACACGTTTTTCAGTCGGTATTACGAAGATGGGGATTTTGTGCCTCGTTACCGCTACAGCATACGCGGGCACAAGTACGCCATTCCCTACAACGGCGAGGAGATCAAGCTGTACTGGGTGAACAGTGGGCAGTACTACACAAAGACGGGCACATTGTTCCGCGATTACACCTTTGTTGCTGGTAACACAAGAATCGTATTCAGATTAAGTGAAGCAACTGAAGAACTCGGTTCAAACAAAGCCACAAATGACCGGTTTTTCGTGCTTGACTCAGAAGAGCCGATCGTCTTTGAAACTGGACCCAAAGGGGAAGACGGCAAATCCAGAACTGTGGTAGTGCGTTTCAACTACAGAGAACTTTACGAGGGCGATGCATGGTTTCAGCACATACAGGGTTTGTCGGCAAAACCGTCAAATGCCAGTTCTAATAATGAAAGTAGTGGCAAGGTTGAGGAAGTAGAATCCTGGGAAGAGGAAAATTATGATGAGGACGAAGGTACTCAACTTGGTAGTGGTACTGCTCGAACCACTGTAAGAATCAAGCAGGACAACTTAACCCCCCTTTTGGAGGAAGCCATCATTGACGCTGTGGCAAAAGAGGACAAAATGCTTGCTGATTGGTTAGCTGAGCCAGTTCAAAGAAATGCTGGGCCGGACCGTCGGCAGGAAGGTGATCAGCAACAAAATAGGAGCCTGCTTGGTTATCACTTGCGCCGTTTCACTTCAAAGAACAATCGTGATTACTTCATTCACAAGAATCTGCGTGCATTTCTGAATGACCAACTGGATTACTTCATAAAAGCTGAGGTACTTGATACGAGCACTTTGTTGGAGCCGAATGAGGTCAATAAGCACTTGAGCCGGGCTGGCGCGGTAAAGGAACTTGGCACTGCCATCATCGATTTTTTGGCTCAGGTTGAAGATTTCCAAAAACGGCTTTGGGAAAAGAAGAAATTTGTTATTAAAACCGATTACGTGATCACACTGAACAGGCTTGCTCAGTGGACAAACCCTGAGTTCATGAAATACGTGGAAGAAGCCGTACTTGGGAACCAGGAGCAGCTAAGTGAATGGAACACCATGTTGGCATTGAATCCTGAGACCACTCGTTGGACTCGCAAAAGTCTGCTCAGGGGTGGAAGTGCAAATGACAGCGAGCTGTGGAGTGCAGGGGTTGGTAGCGATGCACTTAGGCCGGAAATGTACAAGCCACTACCTTTGGATACTGCTTATTTTGATTCAGAGTTCAAGTGGCGTGTGTTGGCCGAAATAAGCAAAAGCGTGGGACTGGATGATGCACTTGATGGTTTGCTTGTGAAGAGTGAGAACTTCCAGGCTCTGAACACGCTACTGGGTAAGTACAAAGCCAAAGTCCAGACCATTTACATTGATCCGCCATTCAACAAGGAGCAGGATGCTGACTTTCTCTACAATGTGAAGTACAAAGATTCCACATGGGCAAGCATGTTGGAAAACCGCCTGCGGCTTGGACGAGAAATGCTTAGTGAGCGCGGCAGCATCTTCGTGCGTTGCGACTACAACGGCAACTGGATTGTAAGGCCTTTAATGAACGAGATTTTTGGAGCAGAGAATTTCAGGAACGAAATAGTAATAAGTAGAATAAGCAAACAAGACCCGAAAGTTAAGCGATTTAATACTGCAACAGATTCTTTGTTTTTTTACTCCAAGACAATAGGTTCTCCTTTTAATCTTTTATTCAAAAAACTGGCAAAAAACAAAGAAGAAAGATGGCATGCCATGGATTCACAAGGAAAGGGGCAACCACTTTATATTTTTGGCTATTTGCTTAGTCCACCAAATAATCGGCACTGGACATATGGGCAAGAAAAAATAAAACAAATGGAAAGGGAAAAAACAATAAGATTGAAATGCAAGAAATGTGGATACATTCATACCTCAGGTATTTGGAAAGGATGTCCAGAATGTAAGAATCGAGAAGATGTTAAGGTTGAATACTTGTTAGCGCCGACAGAAGTGAAACAAATTGATTCAAATTGGACTGATGTTCCTGGTTATTCATTTGTTACAGATTTCGCTACTGAAAACTCCGAGATTCTTCTCAAGCGAGTCATCGAATCAACTTCAAACCGCGGTGACTTGGTTATGGACTTCTTCCTCGGTTCTGGCACCACCACTGCTGTTGCTCACAAGCTGGGCAGGAAGTGGATCGGTGTGGAAATGGGCGAGCATTTCTGGACAGTGGTGCTACCACGCATGAAAAAGGTGTTGGCTTACGACAAAAGCGGCATTTCCAAGGAGCAAGATGTTAAAGAAACATACAATGAGAAAACTGCTGGAGGTTTTTTCAAATACCAAATCCTGGAGCAGTACGAGGATGTGCTGGATAACCTGGAGCTTAGTCCCAACGACAACTACCTTAGTTTGTTTCAGGACGAGTACTTGCTGAAGTACTTCTTAACCGAAGAATCGAAAAACTCTCCTTATTTGCTGCAGATTGAACAGCTCAGTAAGCCCTTTAGTTACAAACTTAAGGTGAATCTTAAGGAAGTTGGTGATCCGCAGGAGTTAGTGATTGACCTGCCTGAAACGTTTAACTACTTACTTGGGCTTAATGTGAAGTGCATGGTCATGAAAACAATGGGTGGCGATGGAGAAGCTGTCAGTGAAATTGGCGACGCAGTAGCAACACCGCTCATTGGCAATAAGTACTTATTTGTACTGGGTTTGGAACAAGAAAGTCAGCAGAAGGTAGCAGTGATTTGGCGTGATTGGCACAGTAAGAGTTGGAAAAAGACGGATTACGATGCCGACAAAACGTTCATTGTGGAAAGTCTTAAGGAAATTACTGGCGAAAACCTCACGTTGAAAACTGTTTACGTGAATGGGCAGTCCACCTTGACTCACAGTGATGTGAGCGGAGCTGTCGTCATGGCCATTGAGCCCGAGTTCAAGCGACTGATGGAATCAACTGGGGTGAGTTTACCGTGA
- a CDS encoding DEAD/DEAH box helicase family protein, whose amino-acid sequence MSNVEKYLVLSKYFMREVLGVPSLKNVREVLLRAKPGVDSDGVTYFCRKLIDELDTTLKIQPDMLMAYDKNIQEYVDYINKRRNNVSLKYFQYLALLVTEIYLDRLTNDTNRFVSDLNEFLHTYSNEVKFKKELSNFTSEDLKKLAFWMATGSGKTLIMHMNYLQFMRYKPFEPSNIILLTPNEGLSTQHHEELRISGIPATLYHENLLAATGSTVIPGQVLVIEITKLKEEKRGSGVTLPVDAFEGRNLVFVDEGHKGKGSEERVWARLRDALGSNGFTFEYSATFGQILSEKDWTTMEEYAKSIVFDYSYKFFYNDHYGKDFRVMNVKKAPSLAQTDYSRVMFTANLLSFYQQLLSYQKNRDLAILHNLEKPLWIFVGATVQGESSDVALVTRFFREAVDGSLKDVARRILSGDYLDDEGNDLFGDRFDELRKNFIEPRQMESEHGSGNWLDALWDDLMQRVFHGRGSLRVVQLSNAPGEFGLRVGENPYFGLINVGQDSGLVRALKNNGFELEKDVITSSLFEQIKETDSRINVLLGSRKFIEGWDTWRVSSMGLLNMGRGQGPQIIQLFGRGVRIKGKNMTLQRSGHPDLSNLETLFIYGIKANYLEQFLEAIRKEGVDYEEILVPIQARHQERWKELVVPVRSTSKPFEECVVLVLGAEENIMDDYYGETVAGGKEEEQEDEEHGGVAGDSGTTTVTLDLSPQISTYDGYRPRDLSSTTEAIAGGQVKLGKGSTSPLLWDEYADYVDWEAVFLEMLRFKASRGYWNLVFDVDSLKRIWKDNRLTIYYPGFEVRSMKDVADLRGVVTQGLKKYVDVFYSKQERHWKTKNMKPATLEEATGTSRQLSLFTVNEEQPSYYVVKVPSDNKTAIQRLNSLVMNMTTMVTTNTQLNGAATTPTGVGGNATNNGKSDDNSNPLLVLNELVIVPLLSQRALNNLVKKAQQDEDWEAHPAPLNEGEEKFLRDLHHFVSENDVPGGFTPYVMRNQSRTGIGFQLEWAGFYPDFIIWLVKPGEQIIVFVDPHGLVHAHGLDDEKIKFCCSGIKTIEKQLRKRMRSSKAATLAPPPGTAPVPAKVTLDAFIISTTPYDVLIKQRPDMDKPKALYEQKHVLFLEDKSWPGKMLIKVVFGDDSSKNVL is encoded by the coding sequence GTGAGCAATGTGGAAAAGTACTTGGTGTTGAGCAAATACTTCATGCGTGAGGTTCTCGGTGTCCCCAGTTTGAAAAATGTCCGAGAAGTGCTCCTCAGGGCGAAACCCGGTGTGGACTCCGATGGTGTTACTTACTTTTGTAGGAAGCTCATCGATGAGCTGGACACCACATTAAAAATTCAACCAGATATGCTCATGGCCTATGACAAAAACATTCAGGAATATGTGGATTACATAAACAAACGCAGAAATAATGTGTCGTTGAAGTACTTCCAGTACTTGGCGCTACTGGTTACTGAGATTTATCTGGACCGTCTTACCAATGACACGAACCGGTTTGTAAGCGACTTGAACGAGTTTTTGCACACTTACAGCAACGAAGTCAAGTTCAAAAAGGAACTAAGCAACTTCACCAGTGAAGATCTTAAGAAGCTGGCTTTCTGGATGGCAACCGGAAGTGGGAAAACACTCATCATGCACATGAATTACCTCCAGTTCATGCGTTACAAGCCATTTGAACCAAGCAACATAATTCTGCTAACTCCTAATGAGGGGCTTTCCACGCAACACCATGAAGAACTGCGCATTAGTGGCATACCGGCCACTTTGTATCACGAAAACTTGCTTGCAGCAACTGGATCCACGGTAATCCCTGGGCAAGTACTGGTCATTGAAATTACGAAGTTGAAGGAAGAGAAAAGGGGCAGCGGAGTAACGTTGCCTGTGGATGCTTTTGAAGGGCGCAATTTGGTCTTTGTGGACGAAGGGCACAAGGGAAAGGGAAGCGAAGAGCGAGTTTGGGCACGTTTGCGAGACGCTTTGGGTTCCAATGGTTTTACGTTCGAGTACAGTGCAACTTTCGGTCAAATACTGAGTGAAAAAGATTGGACTACCATGGAGGAATACGCAAAGTCCATTGTTTTTGACTACTCCTACAAGTTTTTTTACAATGACCATTACGGAAAAGATTTTCGGGTCATGAACGTGAAAAAGGCTCCTTCATTGGCGCAGACGGACTATTCCCGCGTCATGTTCACTGCGAACCTACTCAGTTTTTACCAACAGCTTCTCAGTTACCAGAAGAACCGGGATTTGGCTATTCTGCACAACCTGGAAAAACCACTGTGGATCTTTGTGGGAGCCACAGTTCAGGGCGAAAGTTCTGATGTGGCATTGGTTACGCGGTTCTTCCGTGAAGCGGTGGATGGAAGCTTGAAGGACGTAGCTCGGCGCATTCTGAGTGGTGATTACTTGGATGATGAGGGAAACGATTTGTTCGGCGACCGGTTCGATGAACTTCGGAAGAATTTCATCGAACCACGGCAAATGGAAAGCGAACATGGCTCCGGTAATTGGTTGGATGCACTGTGGGATGATCTCATGCAGCGTGTTTTTCACGGTCGGGGTTCACTGCGAGTAGTTCAGCTAAGCAACGCTCCAGGCGAATTCGGGCTACGCGTGGGGGAAAACCCATATTTCGGCCTCATAAATGTGGGACAGGACAGCGGCCTTGTAAGGGCATTGAAAAACAACGGTTTTGAATTGGAAAAAGATGTTATCACGTCGTCCCTGTTTGAACAAATAAAGGAAACTGATTCCCGAATTAACGTGCTTCTGGGGTCGCGAAAGTTCATTGAGGGATGGGACACGTGGCGTGTTTCCTCTATGGGGCTTCTGAATATGGGGCGTGGCCAAGGTCCGCAAATCATTCAGCTTTTTGGTCGTGGCGTGCGCATCAAGGGAAAGAACATGACACTGCAAAGAAGCGGCCACCCTGACTTGAGCAATCTGGAAACGCTTTTCATTTACGGCATAAAAGCGAATTACTTGGAACAATTTCTTGAAGCCATAAGAAAAGAAGGTGTAGATTACGAAGAAATACTAGTTCCCATTCAAGCGCGGCATCAGGAAAGATGGAAAGAACTGGTTGTGCCTGTTCGCAGTACATCCAAACCGTTTGAAGAATGTGTGGTTTTGGTGTTGGGCGCTGAAGAAAACATCATGGATGACTATTATGGCGAAACAGTAGCAGGAGGAAAAGAAGAGGAACAGGAAGATGAAGAACACGGTGGGGTGGCCGGTGATAGCGGTACTACAACGGTCACACTGGATTTATCGCCGCAAATAAGTACTTATGATGGTTACCGGCCACGTGATTTGTCATCAACGACGGAAGCCATAGCAGGTGGTCAAGTTAAATTGGGAAAGGGAAGTACGTCACCATTGTTGTGGGATGAATATGCCGATTACGTGGATTGGGAAGCGGTTTTCTTGGAAATGTTGCGCTTTAAGGCATCACGCGGTTACTGGAACCTGGTCTTTGACGTGGATTCCTTGAAGCGTATCTGGAAAGACAACCGCCTCACCATTTACTACCCGGGCTTCGAAGTAAGGTCCATGAAAGACGTTGCCGATTTACGGGGCGTTGTTACTCAGGGTTTGAAAAAATACGTCGATGTGTTCTACAGCAAGCAAGAACGCCATTGGAAAACGAAAAACATGAAACCAGCTACTTTGGAGGAGGCAACTGGCACAAGTAGGCAACTGAGTTTGTTCACCGTGAATGAGGAACAGCCCAGCTACTACGTGGTCAAAGTTCCCAGTGACAACAAAACTGCCATTCAAAGGCTGAACAGCCTGGTTATGAACATGACGACAATGGTGACGACGAACACGCAGCTGAACGGTGCTGCAACCACACCTACTGGTGTTGGTGGCAATGCCACAAACAATGGCAAGAGCGATGATAACAGCAATCCCTTGTTGGTTTTAAATGAGTTGGTCATCGTGCCACTGCTCTCTCAGCGAGCACTGAATAATTTGGTCAAGAAAGCACAGCAGGATGAGGACTGGGAGGCACATCCGGCACCGCTGAATGAAGGGGAGGAAAAATTTCTAAGGGACTTGCACCATTTCGTGAGCGAAAACGACGTACCGGGTGGCTTCACCCCATATGTGATGAGGAACCAGTCCAGAACGGGAATTGGTTTTCAGCTGGAATGGGCGGGGTTTTACCCCGACTTCATTATTTGGTTGGTCAAGCCAGGTGAGCAGATCATAGTGTTTGTGGACCCACATGGCCTGGTTCACGCTCATGGTCTGGATGACGAGAAAATCAAGTTTTGCTGCAGTGGAATAAAAACCATTGAGAAGCAGCTACGGAAAAGAATGAGGAGTAGCAAAGCTGCAACGCTGGCTCCGCCACCAGGTACTGCGCCAGTTCCGGCCAAGGTAACTCTTGACGCTTTCATCATTTCGACGACGCCCTATGATGTCCTGATCAAACAGAGGCCCGACATGGATAAACCCAAGGCCTTGTATGAACAGAAGCATGTGTTGTTCCTTGAGGATAAGAGCTGGCCAGGGAAGATGCTTATAAAAGTAGTATTTGGTGACGACAGCAGCAAAAACGTGTTGTGA
- a CDS encoding acetamidase/formamidase family protein: MADKDFKPVVFVDKFTEGVLDPNEEMEYFVQDGGYIVANTAPGCWGPMLTPKLKGGHEVTKPVYVEGAEVGDSVAIYIKDLQVTSIATSSGKDVVIEGRYEGDPFVAKRCPSCGTERPETRIEGTGPDAIRCAVCGADVAAFKFENGYTIVFDHEKGIGITVSEEIARAIGENPRYYMQTPANSVQNPVVVLAPHDLVGTVARMRPFLGQLGSTPSIPFPDSHNAGDFGQLLIGATHEYGMTKEQLDEHRTDGHMDVNMTRKGAVVIVPVKVKGAGIYLGDMHAMQGNGEIAGHTTDVAGIATVQVKVLKGVTVEGPIIVPNEDDLPPMAKPFTDEEMDAAYVLAEQWGQNQIEESYPLCFVGTGATLNEATDNGLMRASRFLGIPYAEVLNRATITGAIGIGRLPGVATVTFLVPMELLDKKGLLDLVQDKYGG, from the coding sequence ATGGCAGACAAAGACTTTAAGCCCGTGGTGTTTGTGGACAAATTCACCGAAGGGGTGTTGGATCCCAATGAGGAAATGGAGTATTTTGTTCAAGATGGTGGTTACATTGTGGCAAACACGGCTCCTGGTTGTTGGGGTCCCATGTTAACACCCAAGCTAAAAGGCGGACACGAGGTTACCAAGCCCGTCTATGTGGAAGGGGCTGAAGTGGGAGACAGCGTAGCAATTTACATAAAAGACCTTCAAGTAACTTCCATTGCCACCTCGTCAGGCAAGGATGTGGTCATTGAGGGCAGATATGAAGGGGATCCTTTTGTGGCTAAACGATGCCCCAGTTGCGGCACGGAAAGACCCGAGACCAGAATAGAAGGTACAGGCCCAGATGCCATACGGTGTGCTGTATGCGGTGCTGATGTGGCAGCGTTCAAGTTCGAGAACGGTTACACCATTGTGTTTGATCACGAGAAAGGTATTGGAATAACCGTATCCGAGGAAATTGCACGTGCCATTGGAGAGAATCCCCGCTACTACATGCAAACGCCTGCAAATTCTGTGCAGAATCCTGTTGTTGTGCTGGCACCGCATGATTTGGTGGGTACTGTGGCAAGAATGCGCCCATTCCTGGGACAACTGGGTTCCACACCTTCCATTCCTTTCCCTGATTCTCACAACGCAGGTGATTTTGGCCAACTGCTTATTGGAGCAACCCATGAGTATGGCATGACCAAAGAACAGTTGGATGAGCACAGAACCGATGGGCACATGGATGTTAACATGACCCGCAAAGGCGCTGTGGTCATTGTACCAGTAAAAGTAAAGGGCGCAGGCATTTATTTAGGCGATATGCATGCCATGCAGGGTAACGGTGAAATAGCCGGCCATACTACTGACGTTGCAGGCATTGCCACTGTGCAGGTAAAGGTTCTTAAGGGCGTCACAGTGGAAGGCCCTATCATAGTTCCCAACGAGGATGATCTGCCACCCATGGCAAAACCTTTCACCGATGAAGAAATGGATGCTGCATATGTTTTAGCTGAGCAGTGGGGACAAAACCAGATTGAAGAAAGTTATCCGTTGTGCTTTGTGGGAACGGGAGCTACCCTAAACGAAGCCACCGATAATGGTTTGATGCGTGCTTCAAGGTTCTTGGGTATTCCCTATGCTGAGGTTCTGAACCGAGCTACAATCACCGGAGCCATTGGCATAGGTCGTTTACCTGGCGTTGCCACGGTGACATTCTTAGTTCCCATGGAACTGCTTGATAAAAAAGGCTTGCTTGATCTTGTACAGGACAAATACGGAGGTTAA
- a CDS encoding alpha/beta hydrolase encodes MPERLMTIRAHMPQLNRDRNVRIYLPPDYFVNLSRRYPVLYMHDGQNLFEPSKLSGFSWEVNQTLDRLFELDPQRYAFIVVGIDSSTVGTRRLDEYCPWQCSIYETPENPWNYTLVDGEGDKYSEFIVETLKPVIDSEFRTLPGKEHTMIAGSSLGGLISLYMGLKYNNVFSTVGAFSTALLFTYDRMVEFISRLDLQSKVKVWLYVGGNEITDPQRPEEALAFLSTNTKLCEVLQKKLGRENVTFVVDKDATHSEEYWRIYFEKFIKWAALSS; translated from the coding sequence ATGCCTGAGAGACTGATGACCATACGCGCGCACATGCCACAGCTTAACCGGGACAGAAACGTTAGGATTTACCTTCCACCCGATTACTTTGTAAACTTGAGTAGACGCTACCCTGTATTGTACATGCATGATGGACAAAACTTATTTGAACCAAGCAAGCTGTCTGGGTTCTCGTGGGAGGTAAACCAAACCCTGGACAGGCTTTTTGAACTGGACCCCCAAAGGTATGCATTTATTGTGGTGGGCATTGACAGTAGCACTGTGGGTACGCGACGCCTTGATGAGTACTGTCCTTGGCAGTGCAGCATTTACGAGACACCCGAGAATCCTTGGAATTACACCTTGGTTGATGGTGAAGGCGACAAGTACTCAGAGTTCATCGTAGAAACTTTGAAACCGGTCATTGACAGCGAATTTAGAACCTTACCTGGCAAAGAGCACACCATGATTGCTGGAAGCTCTTTGGGCGGGCTTATTTCCCTGTATATGGGGCTCAAATACAACAACGTGTTTTCCACAGTTGGCGCTTTCTCAACAGCCCTGCTTTTTACCTATGACCGCATGGTGGAATTCATCAGTAGGCTTGATTTGCAAAGCAAAGTAAAAGTATGGCTGTATGTGGGCGGAAACGAGATAACAGATCCGCAACGTCCTGAGGAGGCACTGGCATTTCTAAGTACGAACACGAAGCTGTGTGAAGTTCTTCAAAAGAAGCTGGGACGTGAAAACGTCACCTTTGTAGTGGATAAGGATGCTACTCACAGCGAGGAATATTGGCGCATTTACTTTGAAAAGTTCATAAAATGGGCTGCGCTGAGTAGTTAA
- a CDS encoding DUF5655 domain-containing protein codes for MPLYEIKDGKLKPIKEEDFKLEKDLQKLCDDNLETLFSLELVKSQFAIENFRIDTLAFDEETKAFVVIEYKKGENFSVIDQGYTYLSLVLNNKAECVLAYQEAFDKSLRKTEVEWSQTRVIFVSPYFTTYQINSINFKDLPIELWKVKRYSNNTVLVEQVEPARANESIKVIAKEGSTARPTAPEEVRTYTEEDLLARASESTKELYERLKERILQLGDVKVKVTKLYIAFVAATNFADVEVQRKGLKVFLNMRKGELNDPMSKARDVSTIGHWGNGDYEIRVDTDTDLDYVMYLIKQSYERNRA; via the coding sequence ATGCCACTCTATGAAATAAAAGATGGAAAACTAAAGCCCATTAAGGAAGAAGATTTCAAGTTGGAGAAAGACTTGCAGAAACTATGTGATGATAATCTTGAGACATTGTTTAGTTTGGAGCTGGTAAAGAGTCAATTCGCCATCGAGAACTTTAGAATCGACACATTAGCATTTGACGAGGAAACTAAAGCGTTTGTTGTAATTGAGTATAAAAAAGGTGAGAACTTCAGCGTTATTGACCAAGGTTACACGTATTTGTCTTTGGTGCTCAATAACAAAGCAGAGTGTGTCTTAGCGTATCAGGAGGCTTTTGATAAGTCCTTGAGAAAAACCGAAGTGGAGTGGTCGCAGACCAGGGTAATTTTCGTTTCCCCTTATTTTACTACTTACCAGATTAACTCGATTAACTTTAAGGATTTGCCTATTGAGTTGTGGAAGGTAAAAAGGTACTCGAACAACACAGTTTTGGTAGAACAGGTTGAACCAGCCCGTGCAAATGAGTCTATAAAAGTAATTGCTAAGGAAGGCAGCACGGCGAGGCCAACGGCGCCCGAGGAAGTAAGAACATATACTGAAGAGGACCTCTTAGCTAGGGCTTCAGAATCGACGAAAGAGCTATACGAACGACTCAAAGAACGGATTTTGCAGCTGGGTGATGTCAAGGTTAAGGTGACGAAGTTGTACATTGCTTTTGTTGCAGCAACTAACTTTGCCGATGTGGAGGTGCAGAGGAAAGGTTTGAAGGTTTTCTTAAATATGAGGAAGGGTGAACTCAATGATCCTATGAGTAAGGCTCGCGACGTATCAACGATAGGGCATTGGGGCAACGGAGATTACGAGATTAGGGTTGACACTGATACGGATCTGGATTACGTAATGTACCTCATTAAGCAGTCTTACGAAAGGAATAGGGCTTAG
- the rpsF gene encoding 30S ribosomal protein S6 yields MNRKYELMVIYRAEDDNGYQEGNDWVTEKVQSYQGQVTKLDPWGLRRLAYPIEKRTQAYYSVFQIELPVENLDEFSQDLKVDERILRFMITRGE; encoded by the coding sequence ATGAACAGAAAGTACGAACTCATGGTTATTTACAGGGCCGAAGATGACAACGGCTACCAAGAAGGCAACGACTGGGTTACCGAAAAGGTGCAGTCGTACCAAGGGCAAGTAACTAAGTTAGACCCTTGGGGTCTTAGACGACTAGCTTATCCCATTGAAAAGCGTACACAGGCTTATTACAGCGTATTTCAGATTGAGTTGCCTGTGGAAAACCTGGATGAATTTTCTCAGGACTTAAAAGTGGATGAGAGAATTCTCCGGTTCATGATTACTAGAGGCGAGTGA
- a CDS encoding single-stranded DNA-binding protein: protein MLNKVLLIGRLTTDPVIKALPSGKRVANFTLAIDNPGKDQSGAPLPADFIDCVAYSDNLVRLLDLYVRKGRLIFAEGRLRIRSYTDRNGIRRRTSEVVLSTIQFLDSKKDAQQSSTGVSTGSSVKGTEDVDAMDILNEVESKLQEQDSDDLVDLDENFDVPF from the coding sequence GTGCTGAATAAAGTGCTGCTGATCGGGCGGTTAACAACCGATCCTGTGATTAAAGCTTTGCCCAGTGGGAAGAGAGTGGCTAATTTTACATTAGCCATTGACAACCCGGGTAAGGACCAATCGGGAGCTCCGCTCCCAGCTGATTTTATCGATTGTGTGGCCTACAGCGACAATTTGGTGCGCTTGTTGGACCTTTATGTGAGAAAGGGTCGCTTAATTTTTGCTGAAGGCCGGTTGCGCATTAGAAGTTACACCGATCGTAACGGTATAAGAAGAAGGACTTCAGAAGTTGTCCTTTCCACGATTCAGTTTTTGGATTCCAAGAAAGACGCTCAGCAAAGTTCCACTGGCGTGAGCACGGGAAGTAGTGTGAAGGGCACGGAAGATGTGGACGCCATGGACATTTTGAACGAAGTGGAATCCAAGCTGCAGGAACAGGATTCTGACGATCTGGTGGACTTGGATGAAAACTTTGACGTTCCATTTTAG
- the rpsR gene encoding 30S ribosomal protein S18, with translation MPVQRKRRIKLCPLCADGVREVDYKDVNRLRRFTSDRGKILPRRVTGVCAFHQRSLSRAIKRAREMALLPYVMQ, from the coding sequence ATGCCAGTACAGAGAAAAAGAAGAATAAAACTGTGCCCACTTTGCGCAGATGGCGTAAGGGAAGTTGATTATAAGGACGTAAACCGCCTGAGAAGGTTCACTTCTGACAGAGGTAAAATTCTGCCTCGCAGGGTAACTGGGGTTTGCGCCTTTCATCAAAGGTCACTTTCTAGAGCCATTAAAAGGGCACGGGAAATGGCTCTGCTGCCTTACGTGATGCAGTAA